One window of Elusimicrobiota bacterium genomic DNA carries:
- a CDS encoding phospholipase D-like domain-containing protein, which translates to MKLSKIVRLLPAVFCLLFSLYIKGENTINGKIVVPVVNRAYLKECLEIINSSKSSISIAHYYFKNDSTTLKIKNAIRDAAKRGIKVRVLLDGSIKENAGALDDFSSFGVKIKLGNPKRKLHAKLIIADAAVTLLGSTNFSEKSIDENNETNVLINDASVSKIYQEYFEMLWKNEVFNKNINFLEIGSEFIAVPVFDKNYFDYALELISNSKKNVGVILYMANFMPKYYSSKPNRLLRALCDAKRRGVSVRVILEKSGHDEKLNEMNAGTFKYLSGNNIEIKFVPSDIITHAKLLICDKKVILGSTNWVISGLGKNREANVLIRNDESADIFWKYFEDLWIGKQS; encoded by the coding sequence ATGAAGTTATCTAAAATAGTAAGGTTATTGCCGGCTGTTTTTTGCTTGCTTTTTTCCTTATATATAAAAGGCGAGAACACAATTAACGGGAAAATAGTGGTTCCCGTAGTAAACAGGGCATATCTTAAAGAATGCTTAGAAATAATAAATTCATCAAAAAGCTCTATATCCATAGCTCATTATTATTTTAAGAATGATTCCACAACACTAAAAATCAAGAACGCCATTCGAGATGCAGCTAAAAGGGGCATTAAAGTGAGGGTATTGCTTGACGGCTCAATAAAAGAAAACGCAGGAGCCCTAGATGATTTTTCTTCTTTTGGCGTTAAAATAAAACTTGGAAATCCGAAAAGGAAGCTTCATGCAAAACTTATTATAGCTGATGCGGCGGTTACTTTGCTGGGCTCCACAAATTTTAGCGAAAAATCCATTGATGAAAACAATGAAACCAATGTGTTAATTAATGATGCCAGTGTTTCAAAGATATATCAGGAGTATTTTGAAATGCTTTGGAAAAATGAGGTTTTTAACAAAAATATTAATTTCCTTGAAATAGGCTCTGAATTTATTGCAGTACCCGTTTTTGACAAAAATTATTTTGACTATGCGCTTGAGCTGATTAGTAATTCCAAAAAAAATGTCGGCGTGATTCTTTATATGGCTAACTTTATGCCAAAATATTATTCCAGCAAACCGAACCGTCTCCTGCGGGCTCTCTGCGATGCCAAAAGAAGAGGAGTAAGCGTAAGGGTGATACTGGAAAAAAGCGGTCACGATGAAAAATTAAACGAAATGAATGCCGGCACATTTAAATATTTATCCGGAAATAATATTGAGATAAAATTTGTCCCATCGGATATTATTACCCACGCCAAGCTTTTAATATGCGACAAAAAAGTAATTTTGGGTTCTACTAACTGGGTAATAAGCGGGTTGGGAAAAAATAGGGAAGCAAATGTTTTAATAAGAAACGATGAATCGGCGGATATCTTTTGGAAATATTTTGAAGACCTCTGGATAGGGAAGCAGTCCTAG